Proteins encoded together in one Planctomyces sp. SH-PL14 window:
- a CDS encoding redoxin domain-containing protein: MTFRTRLGAALAVSALLASGKVQAQQVSAEQLMDYTPRQKDVEIDMPTKADLAQCKVEVKQAGKTSGYILTGPQGQMLRWFKDGEDADRAVDEFRYYKDGFEVYREIDSDGDAKIDQYRWMNTAGTRWGIDSNQDGVIDQWKILSAEELSREVVRALANRNEAALQAVLVTAEDLKRLGFDADLSKEILGNVSAPGQKMQQILSQSKVIQPTTKWLRFDGQNPSLVPSDAGKATQDLTIYGNVMAIVETGSQTGFIQVGEILKVGDVWKLTQMPRAIDESVKELVAGSILRPGTGSSETVSADITPEMKLLIDQLTQLHENAPKPGDKPEAIGRYNVEHARLLGALAATGGSESDRLQWKRQQIDIIAEATQVDTFPNGLDELTKLETAIRRDKASPLLSHVTFRRILAQYFVDLSKAEAADRQKVQDGFLASLEKFVTDFPTAEQVPDAMYQLATALDLNGKPTEASRWYGQLMKDFPKTEVGERATGSLRRLQLKGRPLVMAGTGLTGGSIDVAQYRGKTVIVVYWATWCKPCTEDLPALKELYAANRASGLEVLGINVDNADGPIKEYIAEYKVPWAHIAEKKGMDCPQAINYGILSVPTMFVVDSTGTVQLVTASLDDIKKVLPDLLKK, encoded by the coding sequence ATGACGTTCCGGACACGACTGGGGGCCGCCTTGGCGGTGTCCGCCCTGCTGGCTTCCGGCAAAGTCCAGGCCCAGCAGGTTTCCGCCGAACAGCTGATGGACTACACCCCGCGTCAGAAGGACGTGGAGATCGACATGCCGACAAAGGCCGACCTCGCCCAGTGCAAGGTCGAGGTCAAGCAGGCGGGGAAGACGTCGGGCTACATCCTCACCGGACCGCAGGGGCAGATGCTCCGCTGGTTCAAGGATGGCGAGGACGCCGACCGGGCGGTCGACGAGTTCCGTTATTACAAAGATGGTTTCGAGGTCTATCGCGAGATCGATTCCGACGGCGACGCCAAGATCGACCAGTACCGGTGGATGAACACCGCCGGCACCCGCTGGGGGATCGACAGCAACCAGGACGGCGTGATCGACCAGTGGAAGATCCTCTCGGCCGAGGAGCTCTCGCGGGAAGTCGTCCGGGCGCTCGCCAACCGGAATGAGGCGGCCCTGCAGGCGGTCCTGGTGACCGCCGAGGATCTCAAGCGGCTCGGCTTCGATGCCGACCTGTCGAAGGAAATCCTGGGGAACGTCTCCGCTCCCGGCCAGAAGATGCAGCAGATCCTGTCGCAGAGCAAGGTGATCCAGCCGACCACCAAGTGGCTCCGCTTCGATGGCCAGAACCCGAGTCTCGTCCCCTCCGACGCCGGCAAGGCAACGCAGGACCTGACGATCTACGGGAACGTCATGGCGATCGTCGAGACCGGGAGCCAGACCGGCTTCATCCAGGTCGGCGAGATCCTGAAGGTGGGAGATGTCTGGAAGCTGACCCAGATGCCCCGCGCGATCGACGAAAGCGTCAAGGAGCTTGTCGCCGGCTCGATCCTGCGGCCCGGCACCGGATCGAGCGAGACGGTCTCGGCCGACATCACCCCGGAGATGAAGCTGCTGATCGATCAGCTCACGCAGCTCCACGAGAACGCTCCCAAGCCCGGCGACAAGCCGGAAGCGATCGGCCGGTACAACGTCGAGCACGCCCGTCTTCTGGGAGCGCTCGCCGCGACCGGCGGGTCCGAGAGCGACCGGCTCCAGTGGAAGCGGCAGCAGATCGACATCATCGCCGAGGCGACCCAGGTCGACACCTTCCCGAACGGCCTCGACGAGCTGACCAAGCTCGAAACGGCGATCCGCCGCGACAAGGCGTCTCCGCTTCTCTCCCACGTCACGTTCCGCCGGATCCTGGCGCAGTACTTCGTCGACCTCAGCAAGGCGGAGGCGGCCGACCGGCAGAAAGTCCAGGACGGGTTCCTCGCCTCCCTCGAGAAGTTTGTCACCGACTTCCCGACGGCGGAGCAGGTTCCGGACGCGATGTACCAGCTCGCGACCGCCCTCGACCTCAACGGCAAGCCGACCGAAGCGTCCCGATGGTACGGCCAGCTGATGAAGGATTTCCCCAAGACCGAAGTCGGCGAGCGGGCGACCGGCTCGCTGCGGCGGCTCCAGCTGAAGGGGCGTCCGCTCGTCATGGCCGGAACCGGCCTGACCGGCGGCTCGATCGACGTCGCTCAGTACCGGGGGAAGACCGTGATCGTGGTCTACTGGGCCACGTGGTGCAAACCGTGTACGGAAGACCTGCCGGCGCTGAAGGAGCTCTATGCGGCCAACCGCGCGAGTGGTCTGGAGGTGCTGGGGATCAACGTCGACAACGCCGACGGTCCGATCAAGGAGTACATCGCCGAGTACAAGGTCCCCTGGGCTCATATTGCGGAGAAGAAGGGGATGGATTGTCCGCAGGCGATCAACTACGGGATTTTGTCGGTGCCGACGATGTTCGTGGTCGATTCGACCGGGACGGTGCAGCTCGTGACCGCTTCGCTGGACGACATCAAGAAGGTTCTCCCGGACCTTCTGAAGAAGTGA